A DNA window from Plasmodium brasilianum strain Bolivian I chromosome 12, whole genome shotgun sequence contains the following coding sequences:
- a CDS encoding acid cluster protein 33-like protein: MEPQKLTMHEAYKKFCSKHPLKKLSMPKSDLVWSYYDINSRNENIVIFLHGICGTAGCYFYQLDELANLGFRVISFQYPCYNYLKDWIKNMCNILEYLNIKKGHFFASDLGGYLIQLYAKLYPSKIESLILCNSYRRTDDFAAIASFRNVYGKLYSFLPHVLLKKIILEDYIYGNYVNIDLKEKNSLEFMSNEIDLISAADLGGRISLQLSSESVDKLYINEKSITILQTLNNMYTDSLNEDMKKAYPFAKHAIMKSGGSFPYLSRYEEVNMYILVHLRNNCNAAFVKEQISNMSYIHRQKSEEGNIGQISFGKNFPSLNEGKHKKSNQESCKIIRSVKQSINDHPCDCSNPNGSKFNSSCCHNNSTYAFRERQESEQGKNEILNIQKNKLDNVYEKDHCNFNFYKHGSYNSYENFSRKDTLTSDEITNTTEHVNNYSYGNYYEDNKQNYHSGDSYSGGSHNGDSHSGDTRNSDIRNSDIRNSDTRNSDIRNSDTRNSDIRNSDIRNSDIRSSNTSSGYNNHVHVHTDERNAKFNKRSTKGYDQQYRYDEQDDNYSNVHNLTNDEFANNPNVFNINHNDGNYRNSYYEERNTIYTDDNRYSNIGKERTYASNEKCGVNNPNLANSEQYYNESLNYQENFNENDTTYNHANVNKNDIFCHF; the protein is encoded by the coding sequence ATGGAACCACAAAAACTAACGATGCACGaggcatataaaaaattttgttcgAAACATCCTTTGAAAAAACTGTCAATGCCGAAAAGTGACTTAGTATGGTCATACTATGATATTAATAGTAGGAACGAAAATATTGTGATATTTTTACATGGGATATGTGGAACAGCTGGATGTTATTTTTACCAGTTAGATGAGCTAGCTAATTTAGGATTTCGAGTAATTTCATTTCAGTACCCATGTTATAATTATCTAAAAGAttggataaaaaatatgtgtaatatattagaatatttaaatataaagaaggGTCATTTTTTTGCGTCAGACTTAGGTGGATATTTAATTCAATTATATGCAAAGTTATATCCATCGAAAATTGAATCTCTAATTTTATGTAACTCTTACAGAAGAACAGACGATTTTGCTGCCATTGCGTCTTTTCGAAATGTGTATGGAAAGTTATATAGCTTTTTACCACAtgtgttattaaaaaaaataatattagaggattatatatatggcaattatgtaaatatagatttaaaagaaaaaaattctttagAATTTATGAGTAATGAAATTGATTTAATATCTGCAGCAGATTTAGGGGGTAGGATAAGTTTACAATTATCATCGGAAAGTGTTGataaattatacattaaCGAGAAATCTATAACCATTTTACAAACACtgaataatatgtatacagATAGTTTAAATGAAGATATGAAAAAAGCTTATCCATTTGCTAAACATGCAATTATGAAATCGGGGGGTTCTTTTCCTTATCTTAGTAGGTATGAAGAAGTCAATATGTATATCTTAGTTCATCTTAGAAATAATTGTAACGCTGCATTTGTCAAAGAACAGATTAGTAATATGAGTTATATCCACAGACAAAAAAGTGAAGAAGGTAATATAGGTCAAATTTCTTTTGGCAAAAATTTTCCTAGCCTTAATGAAGGAAAACATAAGAAGAGTAACCAAGAAAGCTGTAAAATAATTAGAAGCGTTAAGCAGAGTATTAATGATCATCCGTGTGATTGTAGTAACCCTAATGGAAGTAAATTCAATAGCAGTTGCTGTCATAACAATAGTACATATGCGTTTAGGGAAAGGCAAGAATCTGAGCAaggaaaaaacgaaatattaaatatacaaaaaaataaacttgaTAATGTGTATGAAAAGGACCACtgcaattttaatttttacaaacaCGGCAGTTATAACAGTTACGAAAATTTTAGCAGGAAGGATACTTTGACAAGCGACGAAATTACGAATACTACTGAAcatgttaataattattcCTACGGTAATTATTATGAGGATAATAAACAGAATTATCATAGCGGTGATAGCTACAGTGGGGGTAGCCACAACGGTGATAGTCACAGTGGTGATACCCGCAATAGTGATATCCGCAATAGTGATATCCGCAATAGTGATACCCGCAATAGTGATATCCGCAATAGTGATACCCGCAATAGTGATATTCGCAATAGTGATATCCGCAATAGTGATATCCGCAGTAGTAATACCTCTAGTGGATATAATAaccatgtacatgtacacacaGATGAGAGGAATGCCAAATTTAACAAAAGGAGCACAAAAGGATATGACCAACAATACCGTTATGATGAACAAGATGATAATTATTCAAATGTACACAATTTAACAAATGATGAATTTGCAAATAATCCCaatgtttttaatataaatcatAATGATGGTAATTACAGAAATAGTTACTATGAGGAAAgaaatacaatatatacaGATGATAATAGATATAGTAATATTGGGAAAGAACGTACATATGCAAGTAACGAAAAATGTGGTGTAAATAATCCAAACTTAGCAAATTCGGAGCAATATTATAATGAGTCGTTAAATTAtcaagaaaattttaatgaaaatgacACTACATATAACCATGctaatgttaataaaaatgacattttttgtcatttttaa
- a CDS encoding hypothetical protein (conserved Plasmodium protein): protein MDALENEMLLFSPNITEINYGIFDLWNRGYNDVDEKGKEKKNKARKRTKIRKKYEVLYLLQNSLYSNLIRIKNEKYRSYVEQYLKDIRNKEKNGDTNIEDEKETIRRKLSKDNVFFAKHNLMNMSNIDNRGNGYLGGNVLFHRFLCMYVQQQFYVFNILAYHLTNLDLRFSNFHVPINKNKAQKLIRIYFNIDFNLEKEIIKCKSINNVAKYTNELVKITNINKSSVRKQLENIKNVWKYILSTYEDRNVNMRTMHKKRKISIKRIVKFIKTYFQLYKFFIKKGESVKINTNDDPNRNNRSFLFNNKKKKRKGKGKKKGKSNTNSKNEYVQHNIIKILENMLGIYLAKRYFRLYWIMVYHIEVPKKINIAYPYFNNIILLLLEKLQINDFMLPKEYINISKNIYSTYKSNKKMDRLKSKLYSLADIDSSLRSSALIRLKCILNLLCCFRNSYELTKLLLIFYELQKYEPFINEKTFIKQNIGNNDFVNRIMGFIKDAENFSKRKKAEYENQLGIEEPNNF from the exons atgGATGCTCTTGAGAATGAAATGCTATTATTTTCACCCAATATAACGGAAATAAATTATGGAATTTTCGACTTGTGGAATAGAGGATATAATG ATGTagatgaaaaaggaaaagaaaagaaaaataaggcACGGAAACGTACTAAAATacgaaaaa AATACGAAGTGCTGTACCTACTACAAAACAGTCTTTATTCCAATTTGATACGAATAAAGAATGAGAAGTATAGAAGCTATGTGGAACAATATTTGAAGGATATAAGaaacaaagaaaagaatGGTGATACTAATATAGAGGATGAAAAAGAGACAATAAGAAGAAAGCTGTCTAAAGACAAtgttttttttgcaaaacataatttaatgaatatgAGTAATATAGATAATAGGGGCAATGGATATTTAGGCGGTAATGTTCTTTTCCACCGTTTTTtgtgcatgtatgtacaacaacagttttatgtttttaatattttggcATATCATTTAACAAATTTAGATTTACGCTTTTCTAATTTTCATGTTCCgatcaataaaaataaagctcagaaattaataagaatatattttaatattgatTTCAATTTAGAgaaggaaataataaaatgtaagaGTATTAATAATGTAGCAAAATACACGAATGAATTGGTAAAAATTACGAATATTAACAAATCATCAGTAAGAAAACAAttagaaaacataaaaaatgtgtGGAAATACATATTAAGTACATATGAAGATAGAAATGTAAACATGCGCACAATGCACAAAAAGAGAAAGATAAGTATAAAGAGAattgttaaatttattaaaacctATTTTCAactttacaaattttttattaaaaaaggagaatctgttaaaataaatacgaaTGATGATCCTAACCGTAACAATAGATCATttctatttaataataaaaagaaaaaacgaaaaggaaaaggaaagaaaaaaggaaaaagcaatacgaattcaaaaaatgaatatgttcaacataatataatcaaaattttagaaaatatgtTAGGTATTTATTTAGCAAAAAGATATTTTCGCTTATACTGGATTATGGTATACCATATAGAAGTACCTAAAAAGATTAATATTGCTTAtccttattttaataatattattttattattattagaaaaGCTACAAATTAACGATTTTATGTTGCcaaaggaatatataaatataagtaaaaacatatatagcACATATAAAAGCAATAAGAAAATGGACAGACTAAAAAGTAAGTTGTACTCCCTGGCGGATATTGACAGCTCCTTAAGAAGCAGTGCTCTGATTAGGCTTAAGTGCATCCTGAATCTTTTATGCTGCTTTAGAAAT tctTACGAGCTAACGAAgcttttgttaattttttatgaattacaaaaatatgagCCCTTTATTAATGagaaaacatttataaaacaGAACATTGGAAACAACGACTTCGTAAATAGGATTATGGGCTTTATAAA GGATGCAGAGAATTTTtccaaaagaaaaaaggcaGAATATGAAAATCAATTGGGGATTGAAGAaccaaataatttttaa
- a CDS encoding FACT complex subunit SSRP1: MGENAQSSSSSSNPVISVGNIRGFGGCDYGSFRMSNEFLGWKNKKTNNVYQYKCSDISEAEWIKTSYNNNRLHLKFKENKDNLIIYFDGFPDRNTTEITQHFQKYFNVRLVSRKLATKGWNWGEFNLENAHLTFDIDKKYAFSIPTNNINQLNVQIKTDIAMELKNDENKRTNEDMLSEIRFYYPHENDENQNFQNLKNDLLEKVNMSDSKSECIASLSNIPLLVPRGRYEVEMYARSFKLHGKSYDFTIQYTNINKMLLVPKSNSNQYVLIFSLNNKMKQGQTEYPFILIQLNSDDDMDLDINANDEDIKKYKLEKTISGKAYDVVTRLFTSLVKKNAIIPGDYRTAKNEHGITCSYRAASGQLYPLNKYFLFIVKPVILISFEDIVTLSFQRTGNINQHRFFSLIIKHKRGISYEYTNIDKSEYIPLLEFLKSKNINIQDDANVTDKKQDFGDELSESDEEEYVADDDDDDDEEEYVAEDDDDEEEEAEDEEEEEEEEDDDDDDK; encoded by the coding sequence ATGGGAGAAAATGCCCAGAGCAGTTCAAGCAGTAGCAATCCCGTAATATCAGTTGGTAACATTAGGGGATTTGGGGGTTGTGATTACGGGTCCTTTAGAATGTCTAACGAATTTTTAGGatggaaaaataagaaaacaaataatgTGTATCAATACAAATGTAGTGATATTAGTGAAGCGGAATGGATCAAGACAAGTTACAATAATAACAgattacatttaaaattcaaagaaaataaagataatttaattatatattttgatggTTTCCCAGATAGAAATACTACTGAAATAACACAACATTttcagaaatattttaatgtcaGATTAGTTAGCCGAAAACTAGCCACAAAAGGATGGAATTGGGGTGAATTTAATTTAGAGAATGCTCATTTAACATTTGATATAgacaaaaaatatgcattcaGTATTCCaactaataatattaatcaGTTAAATGTGCAAATAAAAACAGATATTGCTatggaattaaaaaatgatgaaaataaaagaacaaatgaAGATATGTTGTCAGAAATACGTTTTTATTATCCAcatgaaaatgatgaaaatcaaaatttccagaatttaaaaaatgatttattagaaaaagtTAATATGAGTGACTCAAAAAGTGAATGTATTGCATCCTTATCTAATATTCCTCTTTTAGTACCAAGAGGGAGATATGAAGTTGAAATGTATGCTAGAAGCTTTAAATTACATGGGAAGTCTTATGATTTTACTATTCAATATACTAATATTAATAAGATGTTACTAGTTCCAAAGAGTAATTCAAATcaatatgttttaatattcagtctaaataacaaaatgaaacaagGCCAAACTGAATATCCATTTATACTTATTCAACTTAACAGTGATGATGATATGGATCTAGATATAAATGCAAATGATGAAgatatcaaaaaatataaacttgAAAAAACCATTTCAGGAAAAGCTTACGATGTTGTTACAAGACTTTTTACTTCActagtgaaaaaaaatgctatCATTCCAGGGGATTATAGAACTGCCAAAAATGAACATGGTATTACATGTAGTTATAGAGCAGCCAGTGGACAACTATACCCATTAAATAAGTATTTTCTCTTCATTGTCAAACCAGTCATTTTAATTTCGTTTGAAGATATTGTTACTTTAAGTTTTCAGAGAACTGGAAATATTAATCAGCATcgttttttttctcttattataaaacataaaagagGAATAAGCTATGAGTATACTAATATAGACAAAAGTGAATATATACCCTTGcttgaatttttaaaaagtaaaaatattaatattcaaGATGATGCAAATGTAACTGATAAGAAACAGGACTTTGGTGATGAGTTATCTGAGTCTGATGAAGAGGAGTATGTTGCTGATgacgatgatgatgatgatgaagagGAATACGTAGCTGAAGACGACGATGACGAAGAGGAAGAAGCCGAGGACgaagaggaagaggaagaggaagaagacgACGACGATGATGATAAGTAA